One genomic region from Thalassotalea sp. PS06 encodes:
- a CDS encoding DUF4136 domain-containing protein, translated as MKRLFLFGLVVLLSGCASSYKPDIDYNPEYNFSGIQSFVVLDAMEPMNETDNQQFNVHLSDLDNDRIIRAINVNLENKGLASQPVENADIQVRYQVVTKDKTRIRSYNTSFYSCWSCGPYYGGYNYGGPVNDIDVKQYVEGTLIIDMIDPKLKKSVWRSQVSEAVKENIPVEEKQARIQELVDAMLATFQSTAVN; from the coding sequence ATGAAACGTTTATTTTTGTTTGGGCTGGTTGTTTTGCTTAGTGGTTGTGCCAGCAGTTATAAACCTGATATCGATTACAACCCCGAATATAATTTTTCTGGAATTCAAAGCTTTGTCGTGCTCGATGCCATGGAGCCGATGAACGAAACCGATAATCAGCAGTTTAATGTACATTTAAGCGATCTTGATAATGACCGCATTATTCGCGCTATCAACGTCAATTTAGAAAACAAAGGACTGGCTTCGCAACCGGTGGAAAATGCTGATATCCAGGTTCGTTATCAGGTAGTGACAAAAGATAAGACTCGTATTCGTTCATACAATACCTCGTTCTACAGTTGTTGGAGTTGCGGCCCTTATTATGGTGGATACAACTATGGTGGCCCGGTCAATGATATTGATGTAAAGCAGTACGTTGAAGGTACGTTGATTATCGATATGATTGACCCTAAATTGAAAAAATCGGTATGGCGCAGCCAGGTTTCTGAAGCGGTAAAAGAAAACATTCCGGTTGAAGAGAAACAGGCACGGATACAAGAATTGGTAGATGCCATGCTAGCCACATTTCAGTCAACCGCAGTAAATTAA
- the pgsA gene encoding CDP-diacylglycerol--glycerol-3-phosphate 3-phosphatidyltransferase: MWTIPNQITLFRIILIPVFIIVFYLPVSWSHFGAAFVFWLASISDALDGYLARRLKQSSKFGAFIDPVADKLMVTVALVLIVAEYQVWWVTVPALIMISREIVISSLREFMADLGKRENVAVSSLGKWKTACQMLALMGLIWKPDYPIPLILFDVPAFIVMWAAWAFYAMATFFAFISMFQYLKASWPELTGKN, encoded by the coding sequence ATGTGGACTATTCCTAACCAAATTACGTTATTTCGTATCATTCTCATCCCGGTATTTATTATCGTGTTTTATCTTCCCGTCTCCTGGTCGCATTTTGGTGCCGCATTCGTTTTCTGGCTTGCTTCTATCAGCGATGCCCTAGACGGCTATCTGGCACGACGATTAAAACAATCCAGTAAGTTTGGTGCGTTTATTGATCCGGTCGCTGATAAGCTGATGGTAACCGTAGCTTTGGTGTTAATCGTTGCTGAGTACCAGGTATGGTGGGTAACCGTACCGGCGTTAATCATGATTAGCCGTGAAATAGTTATTTCGTCACTTCGTGAATTTATGGCTGATTTAGGTAAACGTGAAAATGTAGCTGTATCTTCATTAGGCAAATGGAAAACCGCCTGCCAGATGTTGGCATTAATGGGGCTGATCTGGAAACCGGATTATCCAATTCCGTTAATCTTGTTTGATGTACCTGCATTCATTGTGATGTGGGCGGCATGGGCATTCTATGCCATGGCAACTTTTTTCGCCTTTATTTCCATGTTTCAATATCTTAAAGCTTCATGGCCAGAATTGACCGGCAAAAATTAG
- a CDS encoding LytR/AlgR family response regulator transcription factor — protein MSKLSTLIVDDEPLARKGLAVRLAGFDNIDIIGQCASGKDAIETIKTKAPDLVFLDIQMPEVSGFDVVRQLLNDSVDMPIVVFVTAFDHYAVQAFDIHALDYLLKPVDHERLSQTIDRVEAYVLQQKADFHKQRLIEVVSAVTGNDSQAIIDQLEDDKPVSTSSYSDVLAIKDVGETTLVPTKDIIWIDAAGDYMCVHTMEKTHILRKTMKELELLLDPRVFIRTHRSAMVNKRYIDKFGNQVNGEYYLILTNSKELKVSRSYKDRVKQAVLN, from the coding sequence ATGAGTAAATTATCCACCCTGATCGTTGATGATGAACCGTTGGCCCGAAAAGGCTTAGCGGTTCGTTTGGCTGGCTTTGATAATATCGATATTATTGGCCAATGCGCTAGTGGTAAGGATGCGATAGAAACCATTAAAACAAAAGCACCTGACCTGGTCTTTCTTGATATTCAGATGCCTGAAGTCAGTGGATTTGATGTGGTTCGGCAGTTGTTAAATGATAGTGTGGATATGCCTATTGTGGTTTTTGTCACGGCTTTTGATCACTACGCGGTTCAGGCTTTTGACATCCACGCGCTGGATTATTTATTGAAGCCTGTTGATCATGAACGACTGTCACAAACGATAGATCGTGTTGAAGCCTATGTGCTGCAACAAAAAGCCGATTTCCATAAACAACGATTAATCGAAGTTGTCAGTGCGGTAACCGGTAACGATAGCCAGGCGATTATCGACCAACTTGAAGACGATAAACCAGTATCAACCAGCAGTTACTCTGACGTTTTAGCCATTAAGGATGTTGGAGAAACGACACTAGTACCGACTAAAGATATTATCTGGATTGATGCCGCTGGCGATTACATGTGTGTGCATACCATGGAAAAAACACACATCCTCAGAAAGACCATGAAGGAACTGGAATTGTTGCTTGATCCTAGGGTATTCATTCGAACTCACCGCTCCGCTATGGTAAATAAACGATATATCGATAAATTTGGTAATCAGGTCAATGGCGAATACTATCTGATACTAACCAACAGCAAAGAATTGAAAGTATCTCGCAGCTATAAAGATCGGGTAAAACAGGCAGTTCTTAACTAA
- the hinT gene encoding purine nucleoside phosphoramidase: MAEETIFSKIIRQEIPTELLYQDELVTAFRDISPRAPSHILIVPNILIPTINDVESEHELTLGRMVVVAKKLAVEEGIADDGYRLIFNCNQHGGQEVYHIHMHLLGGKPLGPMLAV, encoded by the coding sequence ATGGCTGAAGAAACCATCTTTTCAAAAATTATCCGTCAGGAAATCCCTACTGAACTACTTTACCAAGACGAGCTCGTCACGGCTTTTCGAGATATTTCACCTCGTGCTCCAAGCCACATCTTAATTGTCCCGAATATTCTTATCCCAACCATTAACGATGTCGAATCCGAGCATGAGCTAACCCTGGGTAGAATGGTAGTCGTTGCTAAAAAATTGGCAGTAGAAGAGGGGATTGCTGATGATGGCTATCGATTGATTTTTAATTGTAACCAGCATGGTGGCCAGGAAGTGTATCATATTCATATGCACCTACTTGGTGGTAAACCGCTTGGCCCGATGTTAGCGGTTTAA
- a CDS encoding acyl-CoA thioesterase: MAQSKSYQTKTVFPGYTNHHNTLFGGQAMAWMDDIAFVAATRFCRKPLVTISTDRIDFKEAIPSGSFCELVAEVIKVGNTSLKVKVDIYLENMYEDNKHHAITGTFSFVALDADRKPTPVLDI, translated from the coding sequence ATGGCGCAATCAAAAAGCTATCAGACCAAAACGGTATTCCCAGGTTACACCAATCATCATAACACCTTATTTGGGGGGCAGGCGATGGCATGGATGGATGATATCGCCTTCGTAGCCGCTACCCGTTTTTGCCGTAAACCCCTGGTAACCATTTCAACAGATAGAATTGATTTTAAAGAAGCGATTCCCTCAGGAAGCTTTTGTGAGCTGGTGGCCGAAGTAATTAAAGTCGGTAACACCAGTTTGAAAGTAAAAGTCGATATCTACCTGGAAAACATGTACGAAGATAATAAGCACCACGCGATAACCGGAACCTTTAGTTTTGTCGCACTGGATGCCGATCGTAAACCAACTCCAGTTCTCGATATTTAA
- a CDS encoding sensor histidine kinase: MNWQHLIEDRNRFFWVLHISGWVGFALVHYLGSLLHDLRDVFVWVILFRAYAGALISLPLRYIYQKAWNLSPLKIAVVVLISSYVAGVVWQVVNNITYWELYKHGYQPDFWLLYTQYSVWSFYIMLAWSGLYFGIKYYQMLQQEREKVLNANNMANEAQLKMLRYQLNPHFLFNTLNAISTLILINENKTANAMVTKLSEFLRYSLDKDPMKKVTVSQELTALKLYLDIEKVRFEDKLQIKFEIQNNCQNALVPSMILQPLAENAIKYAIAAREEGGTIGLKVSRFANDLQLEINDNGPGAEIIDGNLYRENGVGLANTRERLATLYQDYSLVVSDNITSGVKINIRIPFQTEN, translated from the coding sequence TTGAACTGGCAGCATTTAATTGAAGACAGAAACCGCTTTTTCTGGGTTCTCCACATCAGTGGCTGGGTAGGCTTTGCCTTAGTACACTACCTTGGTTCATTGCTTCATGATTTACGAGACGTTTTCGTCTGGGTGATTTTATTTCGAGCTTATGCCGGAGCCTTAATCTCTTTGCCCCTTCGGTATATCTATCAAAAGGCCTGGAATTTATCACCCCTGAAGATTGCTGTAGTGGTGTTAATTTCGTCTTATGTTGCCGGTGTTGTTTGGCAAGTCGTTAATAACATTACTTATTGGGAGCTCTATAAGCACGGTTATCAGCCAGATTTCTGGTTGTTATATACTCAATATAGTGTTTGGTCTTTCTACATCATGCTGGCCTGGAGCGGATTGTATTTCGGCATTAAGTATTATCAGATGCTGCAACAAGAGCGCGAAAAGGTGCTCAATGCTAATAATATGGCAAATGAAGCGCAGCTGAAGATGCTTCGCTACCAGTTAAACCCACATTTTTTGTTTAATACCCTGAATGCCATTTCAACATTGATTCTGATCAACGAAAATAAAACCGCAAATGCGATGGTAACCAAACTCAGTGAATTCCTGCGTTATTCATTGGATAAGGATCCGATGAAAAAGGTAACGGTTTCCCAGGAATTGACGGCGCTAAAGCTGTATCTTGATATCGAGAAAGTGCGTTTTGAAGATAAGCTGCAAATTAAGTTTGAAATTCAAAACAACTGTCAGAATGCACTAGTCCCCTCAATGATACTTCAGCCGTTAGCGGAAAACGCAATCAAATATGCTATTGCTGCCCGCGAAGAGGGTGGTACTATAGGCCTGAAGGTAAGCCGATTTGCCAATGATTTGCAACTTGAGATTAATGATAATGGTCCTGGAGCCGAGATTATCGATGGTAATCTGTATCGAGAAAATGGCGTCGGCCTGGCCAATACCCGTGAACGATTAGCTACCCTGTATCAGGATTATTCTCTGGTTGTCAGCGATAATATTACAAGCGGTGTAAAAATTAATATTAGAATTCCATTTCAAACCGAGAATTAA